In a genomic window of Holophagaceae bacterium:
- a CDS encoding polymer-forming cytoskeletal protein, with protein MFIQKNKEHSPVVHSLLGKGTLWKGEIHTGEHSLRIEGTVEGTIHSEGEVTIAPSGIVNGTIHAKHMIATGRAKGVFKILECLEIHGTGCVEGDVEVGSLVVDEGGTLQGTCTRRGMNKPENLARKPEDKPEAKPEIKTDKAKAETRKNGSTAHAPVHVTIPAHTGIEHKGEDAAGLLVGAGANGKGNERS; from the coding sequence ATGTTCATCCAGAAAAACAAAGAACACTCCCCCGTCGTCCATAGCCTGCTGGGCAAGGGCACGCTCTGGAAGGGCGAAATCCACACCGGCGAGCATTCCCTGCGGATCGAGGGCACCGTGGAAGGCACGATCCACAGCGAAGGCGAAGTCACCATCGCGCCCTCAGGCATCGTGAACGGCACCATCCACGCCAAGCACATGATCGCCACGGGCCGGGCCAAGGGCGTGTTCAAGATCCTCGAGTGCCTGGAGATCCACGGCACCGGCTGCGTCGAAGGCGACGTGGAGGTCGGCAGCCTGGTGGTGGACGAGGGCGGAACCCTCCAGGGCACCTGCACCCGCCGGGGCATGAACAAACCCGAAAACCTGGCCCGAAAACCAGAGGACAAGCCAGAAGCCAAGCCGGAGATCAAGACCGACAAGGCCAAGGCCGAGACCAGGAAGAATGGCTCCACGGCCCATGCCCCGGTGCACGTGACCATTCCGGCCCACACCGGCATCGAACACAAAGGCGAGGACGCAGCCGGCCTGCTGGTGGGCGCAGGGGCCAACGGCAAAGGGAACGAGCGCAGCTAG
- a CDS encoding UbiA family prenyltransferase, translated as MIKHNYLNYLRESSEMIKFEHTVFALPFAFLAALTAAQGMPPLRTLLWIMAAMVGARTAAMTFNRLVDEDVDAQNPRTAMRALPAGRLPKWAAWLMLGSGTLLFGVAAGALGPLCWKLSPLALAIILGYSLCKRFTSMAHVVLGLSLSGAPLGAWIAITNRIDTPAWLLAGGVLCWTAGFDILYALQDQEFDQDRGLHSIPAKLGTPWSLWLSRWLHIAALLLWGMFNREMGAHLFPWLAWLVVAGILVREQWLVRDGDLERIDQAFFTMNSLVGLVLFCGHFIEWMLVRFSGVA; from the coding sequence ATGATTAAGCATAATTATTTAAATTACTTACGTGAATCATCCGAAATGATCAAGTTCGAGCATACGGTGTTCGCGCTGCCTTTCGCGTTCCTGGCCGCCCTGACTGCCGCCCAGGGCATGCCGCCCCTCCGTACCCTGCTCTGGATCATGGCTGCCATGGTGGGCGCGCGAACCGCGGCCATGACCTTCAACCGGCTGGTGGACGAGGATGTGGACGCCCAGAATCCCCGGACGGCCATGCGCGCCCTACCCGCGGGCCGGTTGCCCAAGTGGGCCGCCTGGCTGATGCTCGGGTCGGGCACCCTGCTCTTCGGCGTGGCGGCGGGAGCGCTCGGGCCGCTCTGTTGGAAGCTCTCCCCCCTCGCCCTGGCCATCATCCTCGGGTACTCGCTCTGCAAGCGGTTCACGTCCATGGCCCATGTGGTCCTCGGTCTTTCCCTCTCCGGCGCGCCGCTGGGCGCCTGGATCGCCATCACCAACCGCATCGACACGCCCGCCTGGCTGCTGGCCGGCGGAGTGCTCTGCTGGACCGCGGGATTCGATATTCTTTACGCGCTCCAGGACCAGGAATTCGATCAGGACCGCGGGCTGCATTCCATCCCCGCCAAGCTGGGGACGCCCTGGTCCCTCTGGCTCTCGCGCTGGCTGCACATCGCGGCCCTGCTGCTCTGGGGGATGTTCAACCGCGAGATGGGGGCCCACCTCTTCCCCTGGCTCGCCTGGCTTGTGGTGGCAGGCATCTTGGTCCGGGAGCAATGGCTGGTGAGGGATGGGGACCTGGAGCGCATCGACCAGGCCTTTTTCACCATGAACAGCCTGGTGGGCCTGGTGCTGTTCTGCGGCCATTTCATTGAATGGATGCTCGTTAGATTCAGTGGCGTGGCCTGA
- a CDS encoding M20/M25/M40 family metallo-hydrolase: MTPAQILESLVSIPSPSGHEGAIADCITSLLEASGFAVKRSNNNLWFEVGGGLPRLLVNSHLDTVPPSAGWDSEPFHPTWQDERLYGLGSNDAKGCVAAMICAALQLAEAPPSDGTAVFAFTAEEETGGEGIATILKDLGPLDAALVGEPTNLQACGAQRGMLLLRCVAHGRSAHVAHSNLADNAIHRAARDITKLAAMSFPGHPLLGAAKAQVTQLAGGLTRNQVPDSCEFFVDLRTTPNQDHQALAQDLASQLESEVIIHSARYLPKATGAEQPILKAALKANGNKGPVGSHTTSDWAFLGDIPTVKIGPGDTHRSHQPNEYLTRSELEAGVDCYLKLIHAYFEEVASARQDNPEACHAQ; the protein is encoded by the coding sequence ATGACCCCGGCCCAGATCCTGGAAAGCCTCGTGTCGATCCCAAGCCCCTCGGGCCATGAAGGGGCCATCGCCGATTGCATCACCTCCCTGCTTGAAGCGAGCGGCTTCGCGGTAAAACGCTCCAACAACAACCTCTGGTTCGAGGTGGGCGGCGGCCTCCCCCGGCTGCTGGTGAATTCGCACCTCGACACGGTGCCCCCGAGCGCCGGCTGGGATTCGGAACCCTTCCATCCCACGTGGCAGGATGAGCGGCTCTACGGACTGGGTTCCAATGATGCCAAGGGCTGCGTGGCCGCCATGATCTGCGCGGCCCTGCAGCTTGCGGAAGCTCCGCCGTCCGACGGAACGGCCGTGTTCGCGTTCACGGCCGAGGAGGAGACCGGAGGCGAGGGCATCGCGACCATCCTGAAGGATCTCGGTCCCCTGGATGCGGCCCTGGTGGGCGAACCGACGAACCTCCAGGCCTGCGGCGCGCAGCGGGGGATGCTCCTCCTCAGATGCGTAGCCCATGGCCGCAGCGCCCACGTGGCCCATTCGAACCTCGCAGACAACGCCATCCATCGTGCCGCCCGGGACATCACGAAATTGGCGGCCATGAGCTTTCCCGGCCATCCCCTGCTGGGGGCGGCCAAGGCGCAGGTGACCCAGTTGGCCGGGGGCCTCACGCGGAACCAGGTGCCCGATTCCTGCGAGTTCTTCGTGGACCTGCGGACCACGCCGAACCAGGATCACCAGGCCCTGGCACAGGATCTGGCCTCCCAGCTCGAAAGCGAAGTCATCATCCATTCCGCGCGCTACCTGCCCAAGGCCACCGGGGCGGAGCAGCCCATTCTCAAGGCGGCCCTGAAAGCCAATGGCAACAAGGGTCCCGTGGGGTCCCACACCACCAGCGACTGGGCCTTCCTGGGAGACATTCCCACCGTGAAGATCGGCCCGGGCGACACCCACCGGAGCCACCAGCCCAATGAATACCTCACCCGTTCGGAGCTGGAGGCCGGGGTGGACTGCTACCTGAAACTCATCCACGCCTATTTCGAGGAAGTGGCCTCGGCCCGGCAGGACAACCCTGAGGCCTGCCATGCCCAGTGA
- the argC gene encoding N-acetyl-gamma-glutamyl-phosphate reductase → MKIRAVILGAAGYGGGELLRLLGGHPNVASILAVSKSHVGQPFWKAHPNLRGFVDGVYEADVDWAALSEDEAIAVFSAQPHFDLAHQLAGLESAWKLAGIADRVRLIDLSGDFRLEDGAAFLAAYGKPHPCADRLGSFVYGLPEWKGGALRGATRIANPGCFATAVQLALLPLDGLDLGFIAVSGVTGSSGSGALPSETAHHPTRAHDFRAYKALEHQHQAEMDGLARSLGIAGLLSFVPHSAPLVRGIFATLQFRLPEGLDETALRRRFQGSYGEAPFIRLVEGSPRIASVVGTNLCEIGLAVKGRSAAILVALDNLMKGMAGQAVQNLNASLGLPEKTGLWMPGLFPG, encoded by the coding sequence GTGAAAATCCGCGCGGTCATCCTGGGCGCCGCGGGCTATGGCGGCGGCGAGCTGTTGCGCCTCCTCGGCGGCCATCCCAACGTGGCGTCCATCCTGGCGGTGTCCAAGTCCCATGTCGGCCAACCGTTCTGGAAGGCCCACCCGAACCTCCGGGGATTCGTGGATGGCGTCTATGAGGCGGACGTGGACTGGGCGGCCCTTTCCGAAGATGAAGCCATCGCCGTGTTCTCGGCGCAGCCGCACTTCGACCTGGCGCATCAGCTGGCCGGCCTGGAATCCGCCTGGAAGCTCGCGGGCATCGCGGACCGCGTCCGGCTTATCGATCTCAGCGGCGATTTCCGCCTAGAGGACGGGGCTGCCTTCTTAGCGGCCTACGGCAAGCCGCACCCCTGCGCCGATCGGCTTGGGAGCTTCGTCTACGGGCTTCCGGAATGGAAGGGCGGGGCGTTGCGGGGAGCCACCCGCATCGCCAATCCCGGCTGCTTCGCCACCGCTGTGCAATTGGCCCTGCTGCCCTTGGATGGTCTCGATCTGGGGTTCATCGCGGTGAGCGGCGTCACGGGTTCCAGCGGATCCGGCGCCCTGCCTTCGGAGACCGCCCACCACCCCACGCGGGCCCATGATTTCCGGGCCTACAAGGCCCTGGAACACCAGCATCAGGCTGAAATGGATGGACTGGCGCGAAGCCTGGGGATCGCCGGCCTGCTTTCCTTCGTGCCCCATTCCGCGCCGCTGGTGCGGGGCATCTTCGCCACGCTGCAATTCCGGCTCCCCGAAGGCCTGGATGAAACCGCGCTGCGGCGCCGCTTCCAGGGTTCCTACGGGGAGGCGCCCTTCATCCGGCTGGTGGAAGGATCCCCGCGCATCGCGTCCGTCGTGGGCACGAACCTCTGCGAGATCGGCCTTGCGGTGAAAGGCCGCAGCGCCGCCATCCTCGTCGCTTTGGACAACCTGATGAAGGGCATGGCGGGGCAGGCCGTCCAGAACCTCAATGCATCGTTGGGTCTACCCGAGAAGACCGGGCTTTGGATGCCCGGGCTGTTCCCCGGCTAG
- a CDS encoding N-acetylornithine carbamoyltransferase, translated as MNHFTSIQDLGPAGVEAILAKAARWKGHHPKHLVDKLLGMVFFNPSLRTRASFEAVMARGGGNAVVLEVGNGVWKLEDRLGAIMDGDRAEHVKEAVPVLARYVDALAVRTFATCADDDADHSDPVMNAFRQYSTVPVISMESAREHPCQGLADLLTVKEAFGATRKVPVTLTWAPHIKPLPKAVPNSFLLTAAAAGCEIRVAHPKGFELHPSVLAEAKAFAAYTGGSVTVTNDQNGALKGSKAVYAKAWGPSTASGLGAEAAASNADWMLTRGHMAKASLEAIFLHCLPVRRNVEVSDGVLDHSSSRVVDEAENRFHVQRALLDWLLNN; from the coding sequence ATGAACCATTTCACTTCGATCCAGGATCTCGGCCCCGCGGGAGTGGAGGCCATCCTGGCCAAGGCGGCCAGATGGAAGGGGCACCATCCCAAGCACCTCGTGGACAAATTGCTGGGGATGGTCTTCTTCAATCCCTCCTTGAGGACGCGGGCCTCCTTCGAGGCCGTCATGGCCCGGGGCGGCGGCAACGCCGTAGTGCTGGAGGTCGGCAACGGCGTCTGGAAGCTGGAGGACCGCCTGGGGGCCATCATGGACGGCGACCGCGCCGAGCACGTGAAGGAGGCCGTGCCCGTGCTGGCGCGGTACGTGGACGCCCTGGCGGTGCGGACCTTCGCCACCTGCGCCGATGATGATGCCGACCATTCGGACCCGGTCATGAATGCCTTCCGGCAGTATTCGACGGTGCCCGTCATCAGCATGGAGAGCGCCCGGGAGCATCCCTGCCAAGGCCTGGCGGATCTGCTGACAGTGAAGGAGGCCTTCGGGGCCACCCGGAAAGTGCCCGTGACGCTGACCTGGGCGCCCCACATCAAGCCCCTTCCGAAAGCCGTTCCCAATTCCTTCCTGCTCACGGCTGCCGCGGCGGGCTGCGAGATCCGCGTGGCCCATCCCAAGGGATTCGAACTGCATCCTTCGGTGCTGGCGGAAGCCAAGGCCTTCGCGGCCTACACTGGGGGGAGCGTCACCGTCACGAATGATCAGAACGGGGCGTTGAAAGGATCCAAGGCCGTCTACGCCAAAGCCTGGGGACCTTCCACCGCGTCGGGCCTGGGCGCTGAAGCCGCGGCATCCAATGCCGACTGGATGCTGACCCGCGGGCACATGGCCAAGGCCTCCCTGGAGGCCATCTTCCTGCACTGCCTCCCGGTGCGCCGCAATGTCGAAGTCTCCGACGGCGTGCTGGACCATTCCAGCAGCCGGGTGGTGGATGAGGCGGAGAACCGCTTCCACGTCCAGCGCGCGCTGCTGGATTGGCTGCTGAACAACTGA
- a CDS encoding aspartate aminotransferase family protein, translating to MHTVAIPALLPTYATYPFPIMNGRGDRVFDDDGLDYWDFYGGHCVCATGHSHPTVVDAISAQAGELIFYSTAARIPLRDQAARALVAFADGPASVFFCNSGAEAVENALKIALKLTGRKAFLAFEGSFHGRTLLALSVTDDAKLRKDYEDFLVPTTFLPFGDLAALEAADFSAYAAVILEPIQSMAGVKTAGAEWFQAVRTKCREAGALLIFDEVQTGLGRLGKPFASHVYEVRPDITTCAKGIASGLPMGALLLSAEVASRLKPGDLGSTFGGGPIACAALLATLSVIHSEGLMARAAEASRLIRQGLAGTVVTAVQGEGLLLGLRAGGQAGALKQFLQSRRILVGGSGDPEVLRLMPPLNLSDEAIQALLDAVQEFPEGRP from the coding sequence GTGCATACAGTTGCCATTCCAGCCTTGCTTCCCACCTACGCGACCTATCCCTTCCCCATCATGAATGGCCGCGGGGACAGGGTCTTCGATGACGACGGCCTCGATTATTGGGACTTCTACGGAGGCCACTGCGTATGCGCCACAGGGCACAGCCATCCCACGGTGGTGGACGCCATTTCGGCCCAGGCCGGGGAGCTGATCTTCTACTCCACCGCCGCGCGGATCCCGCTGCGGGACCAGGCGGCGCGCGCGCTGGTGGCCTTCGCGGACGGGCCGGCCTCGGTATTCTTCTGCAACTCCGGCGCCGAGGCCGTGGAAAACGCGCTGAAGATCGCGCTGAAACTGACGGGCCGCAAGGCCTTCCTGGCCTTCGAGGGTTCCTTCCATGGCAGAACGCTGCTGGCCCTGTCCGTGACGGACGACGCGAAGCTCCGGAAGGACTACGAGGATTTCCTGGTGCCCACCACCTTCCTTCCCTTCGGGGACCTGGCGGCGCTGGAAGCCGCGGATTTCAGCGCCTATGCCGCAGTGATCCTCGAACCCATCCAGAGCATGGCCGGGGTGAAGACCGCTGGCGCCGAGTGGTTCCAGGCCGTCCGGACCAAGTGCCGGGAAGCCGGCGCGCTCCTGATCTTCGATGAGGTGCAAACCGGTCTCGGCCGGCTGGGCAAGCCGTTCGCATCCCATGTGTACGAGGTGCGGCCGGACATCACCACCTGCGCGAAGGGCATCGCCAGCGGCCTGCCCATGGGCGCCCTTTTGCTGAGCGCCGAGGTGGCCTCCCGGCTGAAACCGGGGGACCTTGGCAGCACCTTCGGGGGCGGCCCGATCGCCTGCGCGGCGCTGCTCGCCACCCTGTCCGTGATCCATAGCGAAGGCTTGATGGCCAGGGCGGCGGAAGCCTCCCGGCTCATCCGGCAGGGCCTGGCCGGAACCGTGGTCACCGCCGTGCAGGGGGAGGGGCTGCTGCTGGGACTCCGGGCGGGCGGCCAGGCCGGGGCCCTGAAGCAGTTCCTGCAATCCCGGCGGATCCTCGTGGGCGGTTCCGGCGATCCGGAGGTCCTGCGGCTGATGCCCCCCTTGAACCTGAGCGATGAAGCCATCCAAGCGCTGCTGGACGCCGTCCAGGAATTTCCGGAAGGAAGGCCATGA
- the argG gene encoding argininosuccinate synthase, with the protein MANQVLLAFSGGLDTSFCVVHLREQGWSVNTATVDTGGFSAEELARIEAASAALGAVSHRTVDARAALFDGFLRYLIYGNVLRGQAYPLSVSAERVCQAQAVVAAGRELGVDALAHGSTGAGNDQVRFDVAFRSLAPELSILTPIRDLALSRADEVAFLASKGVEVPAKTATYSINEGMWGTSIGGAETLDSWSSLPEPAFPGGAVSAELSPIEIMISFQQGVPVALNGAALEPVALVMALNRLGRTYGIGRGVHLGDTILGIKGRVGFEAPAAHLLIGAHRELEKLVLSGQQLFWKESIGNLYGSMLHEGKFFDPLVRDLEAFLLSSQARVSGDVRLTLRPRCFSVDGVRSPFGLMNPHIASYGESNHLWSGAEAAGFAKLYGVPQMLALKAGGAR; encoded by the coding sequence ATGGCTAACCAGGTCCTATTGGCATTTTCGGGCGGGCTGGACACCTCCTTTTGCGTGGTTCATCTGCGGGAGCAGGGTTGGTCGGTCAACACCGCGACGGTGGATACGGGCGGCTTCTCCGCCGAGGAGCTGGCCCGCATCGAGGCGGCCAGCGCGGCGCTGGGCGCCGTGTCGCACCGGACGGTGGATGCGCGGGCCGCGCTGTTCGATGGTTTCCTGCGCTACCTGATCTACGGAAATGTGCTGCGGGGCCAGGCCTACCCGCTTTCGGTTTCCGCGGAGCGGGTCTGCCAGGCCCAGGCGGTGGTGGCGGCCGGCAGGGAACTGGGCGTCGACGCCCTGGCCCACGGCTCCACCGGCGCGGGCAATGACCAGGTGCGCTTCGATGTGGCCTTCCGCAGCCTGGCGCCGGAGCTTTCCATCCTCACCCCCATCCGCGACCTGGCGCTGTCCCGGGCGGACGAAGTGGCTTTCCTCGCGTCCAAGGGCGTCGAAGTGCCAGCCAAGACCGCAACCTATTCCATCAATGAAGGCATGTGGGGCACGAGCATCGGCGGCGCGGAGACTCTGGATTCCTGGTCCTCCCTGCCCGAACCGGCCTTTCCGGGCGGCGCGGTTTCCGCGGAGCTATCCCCTATCGAAATCATGATCTCCTTCCAGCAGGGCGTGCCGGTTGCGCTCAACGGCGCGGCCCTGGAACCTGTGGCCCTGGTCATGGCCCTGAACCGGCTGGGCAGGACTTATGGCATCGGGCGGGGCGTGCACCTTGGGGACACGATCCTCGGCATCAAGGGCCGCGTGGGCTTCGAAGCCCCGGCGGCCCACCTGCTCATCGGCGCCCACCGGGAATTGGAGAAGCTCGTGCTGTCCGGGCAGCAGCTTTTCTGGAAGGAATCCATCGGCAACCTCTACGGCTCCATGCTCCACGAAGGAAAGTTCTTCGACCCGCTGGTGCGGGATCTGGAGGCGTTCCTGCTGTCCAGCCAGGCGAGGGTGAGCGGCGACGTGCGGTTGACCCTGCGCCCGCGCTGTTTTTCGGTGGACGGGGTGCGATCGCCGTTCGGCCTGATGAATCCGCACATAGCCAGCTACGGCGAGTCCAACCACCTGTGGAGCGGAGCCGAGGCAGCCGGTTTCGCGAAACTCTACGGGGTTCCCCAGATGCTCGCCTTAAAGGCTGGAGGTGCTCGATGA
- a CDS encoding arginine repressor: MSRTLDEIILHIIEKHALSDQDALRAMLLKLGHDLTQPTLSRHLKKLNVLKVEGRYRRVEPAHATLPTFIISEAPPNLLVLRTEPGFANALAIKLDTLQIPGLAGTIAGDDTIFIAVQGQRFLSSVKAAVASALS; encoded by the coding sequence ATGAGCCGGACCCTGGACGAAATCATCCTCCACATCATCGAGAAGCACGCCCTGTCGGACCAGGACGCGCTCCGGGCCATGCTGCTGAAACTGGGCCATGACCTGACCCAGCCCACGCTGTCCAGGCACTTGAAGAAGCTGAACGTGCTGAAGGTCGAAGGCCGCTACCGCCGGGTCGAACCGGCCCATGCGACCCTGCCGACCTTCATCATCAGCGAAGCGCCGCCGAACCTGCTGGTCCTGCGGACGGAGCCGGGCTTCGCCAACGCGCTGGCCATCAAGCTGGACACCCTGCAGATCCCGGGGCTGGCGGGCACCATCGCCGGCGACGACACCATCTTCATCGCCGTGCAGGGCCAGCGGTTTCTCTCGTCCGTCAAGGCGGCGGTGGCCTCGGCACTAAGTTAA
- the argH gene encoding argininosuccinate lyase encodes MPSEKTGGPQLWAKGLPLDEAIHRFTVGDDPATDLVLAPFDAIGSAAHARMLASAGLLAVEDAKALVAELKVVLDLARAGAFTISTEQEDCHTAIEAHLTETLGEAGRRIHLGRSRNDQVILALRLFYRQALLDIGEGVAELAQAFLDFSATHQQVPMPGYTHLRRAMPSSFGLWGAAFAEGLLEELEALKALLVRLDKCPLGSAAGFGAPLPLDRPLVAELLGFSAVQRSVVDVQNSRGRHELAILHWLNSAAFVVEKALWDLTLYTTQEFGFMALPDAFTTGSSIMPQKRNPDVVELLRGRVAELRGLAHQVEQIAIGLPSNYHRELQLLKKPMFAALAGGAEAFNILAQVVSGLAVDADKAGAACSDDLFAAQQAFGLVAQGLTFRDAYQAVGKQIQEGAFSPDRGARTATHVGSSSDLGLGQTQAELDGQRAWIQQKRSFFAAKESALFASGDMNG; translated from the coding sequence ATGCCCAGTGAGAAGACCGGCGGCCCACAGCTCTGGGCCAAGGGGCTGCCTCTGGACGAAGCCATCCACCGCTTCACCGTGGGCGATGATCCGGCCACGGACCTGGTCCTGGCTCCCTTCGACGCCATCGGATCGGCGGCCCATGCGCGGATGCTGGCATCCGCCGGGTTGCTGGCCGTCGAGGACGCCAAGGCCCTGGTGGCGGAACTGAAAGTGGTCCTGGATCTGGCCAGGGCCGGGGCCTTCACGATCTCAACGGAGCAGGAGGATTGCCACACGGCCATCGAGGCCCATCTCACCGAAACGCTCGGCGAAGCGGGGCGGCGCATCCACTTGGGGCGATCGCGGAACGACCAGGTGATCCTCGCCCTGCGGCTGTTCTACCGGCAGGCGCTCCTGGATATCGGTGAAGGAGTCGCGGAGCTGGCCCAGGCCTTCCTGGATTTCTCAGCCACCCATCAACAGGTCCCGATGCCCGGCTACACGCATCTCCGGCGGGCCATGCCCTCGAGCTTCGGCCTTTGGGGCGCCGCGTTCGCCGAAGGACTGCTGGAGGAACTGGAGGCGCTGAAGGCGCTCCTGGTCCGGTTGGACAAATGTCCCCTGGGCAGCGCCGCGGGCTTCGGCGCGCCGCTGCCCCTGGATCGCCCCTTGGTGGCGGAACTGCTGGGGTTCTCCGCCGTTCAACGCAGCGTGGTGGATGTCCAGAATTCCCGGGGCAGACATGAATTGGCCATCCTCCACTGGCTGAATTCCGCGGCTTTCGTCGTGGAAAAAGCCCTCTGGGACCTGACCCTCTATACCACGCAGGAATTCGGCTTCATGGCCCTTCCGGATGCCTTCACCACCGGGTCGAGCATCATGCCGCAGAAGCGGAATCCCGACGTGGTCGAACTGCTGCGCGGCCGGGTGGCCGAGCTGCGGGGACTGGCGCACCAGGTGGAGCAGATCGCCATCGGCCTGCCCTCGAACTACCACCGGGAGCTGCAGCTCTTGAAGAAGCCGATGTTTGCGGCGCTGGCCGGCGGAGCGGAGGCCTTCAATATCCTCGCCCAGGTGGTTTCGGGCCTCGCGGTGGACGCGGACAAAGCCGGAGCGGCCTGCTCGGACGATTTGTTCGCCGCGCAGCAGGCCTTCGGACTGGTGGCGCAGGGCCTCACGTTCCGGGATGCCTACCAGGCGGTGGGGAAGCAGATCCAGGAGGGCGCATTCAGCCCGGATCGCGGCGCGCGGACCGCCACGCATGTGGGTTCTTCCTCGGATCTCGGCCTCGGCCAGACCCAGGCGGAATTGGATGGCCAGCGGGCTTGGATCCAGCAGAAAAGAAGTTTTTTCGCCGCCAAGGAATCAGCTCTTTTCGCATCCGGAGACATGAATGGCTAA
- a CDS encoding M23 family metallopeptidase: MPNPASKPGKMVAQNGRRALRLSRPDSSRFITLMLVFSHNTFRWSVSKKVLSWLAGGAVGIWAIAVVGSGYGFWATKKIMSFDRLHKETQEQQNRLRTTLDQATGLEGEINALRRQHEELLHLLDPKNPGPRIPPMPGQPEKSNAQSNADAKDSTALRVSRLKQEIEKSESAALAIKAQMAPIVDAWIHTPSIPPTAGYLSSGFGVRLNPFARRDEAEGGFGFHSGLDITNAEGTPIQATADGIVATAGWMDRYGYAVVIKHNEDLETVYGHMARWDVQAGQTVHRGDILGKMGQSGHATGVHLHYEVRLRGKPVNPTHYLRLQREWLSTLGGQP; encoded by the coding sequence ATGCCCAACCCCGCTTCGAAGCCCGGCAAGATGGTGGCGCAGAATGGCCGCAGAGCGCTCCGGCTCAGCCGACCGGACTCCAGCCGCTTCATCACCCTGATGCTGGTCTTCAGCCACAACACCTTCCGGTGGTCCGTCTCCAAGAAAGTGCTGTCCTGGCTGGCGGGAGGCGCTGTGGGGATCTGGGCGATCGCCGTGGTCGGATCCGGCTATGGCTTCTGGGCCACGAAGAAAATCATGAGTTTCGACCGGCTCCACAAGGAAACCCAAGAGCAGCAGAACCGCCTCCGCACCACGCTGGACCAGGCCACGGGACTCGAGGGGGAGATCAACGCGCTGCGCCGCCAGCACGAGGAGCTGCTTCACCTGCTGGATCCTAAAAATCCCGGCCCGCGGATTCCCCCGATGCCGGGGCAGCCGGAGAAATCCAACGCCCAGTCCAATGCCGATGCCAAGGACTCCACGGCGCTCCGGGTGAGCAGGCTGAAGCAGGAAATCGAAAAAAGCGAGAGCGCCGCCCTCGCCATCAAAGCGCAGATGGCCCCCATCGTCGACGCATGGATCCATACGCCCTCCATCCCGCCCACCGCCGGCTACCTGAGCTCAGGGTTCGGGGTGCGGCTGAATCCCTTCGCCCGCAGGGACGAAGCCGAGGGCGGGTTCGGATTCCATTCAGGACTCGATATCACCAACGCCGAAGGCACCCCCATCCAGGCCACGGCGGATGGCATCGTGGCAACCGCCGGCTGGATGGACCGCTACGGCTACGCGGTGGTGATCAAGCACAACGAGGATCTGGAAACGGTGTACGGCCACATGGCCCGCTGGGATGTCCAGGCGGGACAAACGGTGCATCGCGGCGATATCCTGGGGAAGATGGGCCAGAGCGGCCATGCCACGGGGGTCCACCTGCACTATGAAGTCCGCCTCCGCGGCAAGCCTGTGAACCCCACGCACTATTTGCGGCTCCAGCGAGAATGGTTGTCTACACTGGGTGGTCAGCCCTGA